Part of the Acidimicrobiia bacterium genome, CCGCCCCGGAGTCTTTGCCCTCGGTATCGAGCGACCCGCCGCCCTCGACGAGTACCTCCGCATCGTTTTGCGAGTCCCTAAGCTGTCCAGGATTGGCCCGGTTGCCCGGGCCTTTGACGCGCTGGCTTCGGCCGCTCCCGGCATCCGGGAAACTGTCACCATGGGCAAGGTTCTCTTTGAGACCCGCACGAATAACTGGGACCTCGTAGTAGCGGATGCTCCGCCCTCGGGAGCCATTGGATCCCATATTCGGGCCCCGAAGACCGTCGCCGAACTCGTCGGTGCCGGCAAGGTCCGCGAACAAACTCGATGGATGGAAGATTTGATGGGAGATAGAGCCAGGACCGGCCTCGTCATGGTCACGCTCGCCGAGGAATTGCCCACCGTCGAGACCGCAGAGACACTGAAATGGATCAGTGAGGAGGGGCTGATCGGCGTCGCAGAAGTGATTACCAATCGAATTCTCGAACCGCTCGGAGCCCGGATCCCCGCAGATTTGTCAACTCCGATCGGGGCGGCCGCTGCGCTACACGACGGAATCTTCCAGGAACAACAACGCTGGTTGGCCCAACTACCTGACCGGGGACGCGAATTACCGTATCTCTTTGGCGTCACCGGACCGGTCGAGGTGGCAGAACGAATCGCCGACGAGTTGGAACAGCGATGACGGGGCCGATTCTGGTGACCGGAGCGGGTGGCGTCGGCAAGACAACCGTGTCGGCGGCGCTCGGTGTGGCCGCCGCTCAGGCCGGGTACCAAACTCTGGTTCTCACCGTCGACCCGGCGAAACGACTGGCCACCGCTCTCGGACTCGACGAGTTGCACAACACCCCGACGGCCAACAAGACGCTGCCAACCCTCTGGGCTGCCATGCTTGACTCGGAAGCAAGCTGGGATCAAATCGCCCGCAGCCATGCCCCGCCCGATGCCGCAGATCGCCTCGTGAATTCGGAGTTCTTCCACGCCATCACACGCCACTTCCCCGCCTCACAGTCGTACGCCGCTGCCGAGGCGATGGCTCAATACCTCGACGAGCGCCGATGGGACGTGATCATCGTCGACACTCCTCCCGCTTCAGGGGGTATCGAGTTCTTCACCGCCCCGACTGAACTGACGAATCTGGTCGGTGGGCGCCTCTTCCGATGGCTTACCGGCGGAGCGATACCCGGTCGACGCGAACTATTCAATGTTGCGGCACGTCCCGCGCTCAGAATTGTCGATATCGCGCTTGGCTCTGATTTGCTTGAACGAGTCGGTGCCTTCTTGTTCGATCTGCGGACTACGTATGACGGACTACGAACGCGATCCCAGGAAATCGAGAAGTATTTCCGCAAGTCAACGACGATCGTCGTAACAACCTCCGATCCGGCACCGGTGACCGAAGCCGCTCGATTCTTCAAGGAACTACCCCTGGTCGCTCGCCCACCCGCCGCCGTGGTGTTCAACCGGACCCTGCCCACTGCGTGGGAGAAAGCCGAGATTCCTGCCGACACCACGCGACCGTTGGCGCGTAATCTGGCGCTCTGGGCGAGAGAAGCCCGGCGTCAAGAGACAGTGCGGGACGAGTTCGCCGCACGCTATCGGACCAAAATCGTGTCGATCGGGTGGAAACCGACCGCTCCGACCGATCTGGAGTCCCTCGCCGCCCTCATCGACGAAACCGGACTTCTGACCGACCTGATCGACTAGCCCTCCTCATATGACGGACTTCTGACCAAAAAGCTCTCGTATCTCGGCGTATAAGGCCGAGCGCGGCTCGACCCGGTGGTTGTCGTCAAGGCGCAGAACCTTGTGCCCATCGTTGGTCGTCATGTGCAAGACCACTGGCGCCTTACCGGGATGATTAGTGAGAACTTCTTTCAGCTTTCGCACATTCTCGGCCGACAAAAGTTGGGCCGGAACCTCAAGCCGGACCGTCTCATCAACGGTGAGATCAACCTCCCGAAGGGTTCGGGCACGAATCTTCACGGAATCGCCCCGATGGTCGAGGGAGCCGGTCACGACCAGAATGGCGTCTTCCCTGACGAGGGGTCCGAACTCGGCCACGGTTCGAGGAAAGCACATCACCTCAACGGCGCCCTCCAAGTCTTCGAGGTCGAAGAACACCATCGGCTCGCCCTTGCGAGTCATCCTTCTGGTGATCGGTCCAACCAGGCCCCCGATCGTCACGGTGGCGTTGTCGCCAAGATCCATGAGACCACTGATCGAAGCAGATGAAGCGGATCGGATCGCCGACTCGACGCCTCGCAACGGGTGATCGGAAATGTAAAGTCCCAACATCTCGCGCTCGAATCCCAGCTTGATCTTCTTGTCCCACTCGTCCGTTCCGATAAAGACGTCCGATTCGATGGTGTCGCTCTCGGCAGCGGCAAACAGACTGAATTGGCCAACGTCCTCGTTTTTTCGTCGTTCCAGGGTGCTGGTGAGAATGTCGTCATAAATGAGAAACAGGCTCTTGCGTCCGTGCCCAAGACTGTCAAACCCCCCCGCCTTTATCAGGGACTCAATCGTCCGTTTGTTGAGCGCGATTGGATCGACCCGGTTCACGAAGTCGGAGAAGTCAGCAAACGGGCCGCCCTCTTCTCGGGCCTCGACCATCTTCTCGACAACGCCTTCGCCAACATTTCGCACCGCCGACATCCCGAAGCGAATCTTGCCCTCCCGCGTGACGAAGTCGGTCTCCGAGACGTTGATATCAGGCACCAGCACGTCGATTCCCATGGCGCGACATTCATTCAAATAGATCGCAGTTCGATCTTTGTCCCGTTTGGTGGAAGTTAGGAGGGCCGCCATATATTCAGCCGGGTAGTGCGCCTTCAGGTAAGCCGTCTGATAGGCCACCAGGGCATAAGCCGCAGAGTGGGATTTGTTGAACCCATAACCCGCAAACGGCTCGATGGCATCCCAAAGGTCGGCACCAAGTTGCGGGTCGTGTCCCTGGGAGACGCATCCATCGACGAACTTTTGTTTTTCGTCGTCCATGACAGACTTGATCTTCTTGCCCATGGCCTTACGAAGCTTGTCAGCATCAGCCATGTCGTAGCCGGCGATCTCCTGCGCGACCTGCATGACCTGCTCCTGATACACGATGATCCCGTAGGTGTTGGCGAGAAACTTCTCGGTCGCAGGGTGTGGATACTCGACCGGTTCCCGCCCGTTCTTGCGGTCGGCGTAGGCATAGTGCATCTTCATGCCCATTGGGCCTGGACGAAACAGCGCATTTACCGCAATGATGTGGTCGAACGTGTCGGGCTCCAACGAACGGATCAGAGCCCGCATCGGAGTGCCCTCCAACTGGAATACACCAATCGTGTCGGCGGCTCTCAGCAGCTTGAAGGTCGCTTCATCATCGAGAGGAACGTGATCGATATCCGGTGCCTCGACTCCGGACTTGCGAATGAGTTCAAGGCATCGCTCGATCGTGGACAGGTTCCTCAAACCGAGGAAATCCATTTTCATAAGACCAAGAGCTTCGACGACTTGCCACTCGTACTGGGTGACGATTTCATTATCTTCACCCTTGCGCTGAACCGGCAATAGCTCTGACACAGGCTGCGGTGAGATAACCACCGCAGCGGCGTGGATGGAGTCCTGGCGGCGCAGGCCTTCCAGGCCTCGAGCCGTATCGACCACCCTGCGCACGTCCGGATCGGATTCGTATGCAGTCCGCAGTTCGGAGGAGTTGTTGAACCACTCCTTTTGGTCATGGTCGGCATCAGCACCAGGGGGCTCAAGCACATTGTCCAGGGTTGCCTCGTTGCCGAGAATCGCCTGGGGCATCATCTTGGCGACTTTGTCGCCCACGGCGTACGGGAGTCCCAACACCCGTGCCGAGTCCCGAATCGCTTGCCGGCCCTTGATGGTCGAAAACGTAATGATCTGCGCTACGTGATCGGAACCGTACTTCTCGGCGCTGTATTTGATCATCTGGCCCCGGTACCTCTCATCGAAGTCCATGTCGATATCCGGCATTTCCCTTCGACCCGGATTCAGGAAGCGTTCAAAGATGAGGCCATATTTCAGAGGATCGAGGTCAGTGATGCGGAGCGTGTATGAAACGATCGAGCCTGCCGCCGAGCCTCGCCCTGGGCCGGTCCGAATCCCCTGGTCCTTTGCATATTTGATGATGTCCCAAACGATGAGGAAGTAGGCAGGGAATCCCATGTCGCTGATGATCCGAAGCTCATGCTCGATTCGCTCGACCACTTCGTCCTCGAGGATCGCTCCGTAGCGCTCCTTGGCACCCTCGTAGACGAGTTCGCGTAGATACGAGTCAACGTCATAGCCGTCAGGCACGGGGAACGAGGGCAGAAGGATGTTGCCGAAATCAAGGGTCACGTCGACCCTATCGGCGATGTCAAGCGTGGTGTCGCAGGCACCCGGGTATAAATCTTCCGGGAACAACGCCCGCATTTCGCGGGCAGACTTCAGATAGAGACCCGTGCCTTCGAACCGGAAACGATTGGGATCATCGATCGTCGAGCCGGTCTGGATACAGAGCAACACATCGTGCGCTTCGGCATCAGCCGCCGCGATGTAATGCGCATCATTGGCCGCCAGCAGCGGTGCGCCGAGTCGTTTCGAAATCTCAACGAGGTCGGGAAGAATCCTCCGCTGTGCCTCAATACCATGATCGGCGATCTCAATGAAGAAATTGTCCTTCCCGAAGATGTCCTGGTAGCGGGAAGCTGCCGCCAACGCCCCATCGAAATCTCGCGAGCTGTTGCGGTTCCCTTCTTCCCGGGAGGCGTCAGGCGCCAGCCGAGCTGCCACCTCACCACCAAGACACCCGGATGTGGCGATGATGCCCTCGGCGTACTTGGAAAGCAGATCGAAGTCCATCCGGGGTTTGTAGTAATACCCGTCAAGGTAGCTGGCAGAAACCATCTTCATCAGGTTCTGATAGCCAAGCTGGGTTTCGGCAAGCAATGTGGTGTGATACCGCTGATTCTCGGCGCGACCTGGCCGATCGAATCGGCTGCCCGGTGTGATGTAGGCCTCGACCCCCAGAATCGGCTTTACGCCTTCGGCGGTCGCCGCCCGATAAAAGTCACCGACCCCGTACATTACCCCGTGGTCGGTGATGGCAATCGCCGGCTGATTGTCCTCGACCGAGACCCTGACCATATCTTTGACACGCGCCGCCCCATCGAGCATTGAGAACTCGGAATGAACGTGAAGATGAGCAAAACCGTCCCGGGCCACCCTAGATCGACCTCCGAAGGTGAATTACAGGCGTGTGGTTCGACGTTACCAGACTGACACCGCGATGCCGGCGAGTATCAGCACGGCCGGCGCCAGCGCGAAAATGGTCCGCTTGACCCGGTCGGTGATTCCAAATAGGTCCCAGCCGGCTGCAACGAGCAGACCCCCAATGAGCCCGCCGAAATGACCTTGCCAGGAAATGAACCCTCCCAGAGCGAAGGGAAGCACGATCCCGATCCCGACCAACCACAGCACCAGCTGCCAGCCTTGACGTCCCTGCGCTGATCGACGAGATGGCCACCAGTGCCAGAACAAGTACCCGGCGATTCCGTAGATGGCTCCCGAGGCACCGATCTGCGCAAACCCCGACCCACCCAACAGGTAACCGCCGATACCGCCCATGACCGCCGAGAAAATATAGAGACCAAAAAACGGTCCCGCCCCGAGTCGGGCCTCAACCCGGGGGCCTAGGACGTACAACGCATAACCATTAAAACCGATATGCCAGAGGTCGAAGTGAATGAACGCAGACGTCAACAGCGTCCACCATGTTCCATCAGCCGCAATGGAGGAATTGACCTGGACGAACCGGAAGACCAGGTCGGCGCCACCCGGCGTCAACTGCAGTAAGTACACCGCGATGTTGATGACCAGCAGAGCTTTCGTAACCGGCCCGAGGGCTGCCGCGCCGGTTCCGCGGCTGACTCTGGTGGTTCCAATCGCTTTGTGACAGTCAAGGCAACGTTGGCCCACGGCCGCATCCACGGAACAATCCGGACAGATCGGGTTGCCGCAGTTGGAGCAAGCTAACCCGGTTTCCCGGTCGGGGTGGCGATAACAGTGTGAAAGGCCTTCAGTCATTGCTGCATCAACCTAGCCGTTGACGAAACGTAGCCGACCGTGGACCGGACTCGGTAGCCTGTGTTCCATGATTGGAATCCTCACCGCCGGTGGCGACTGCCCCGGACTGAATGCGGTTATTCGCGGGGTGGTCTATCGAGCGCATCAAGCCGGACGGCCCTGCATTGGCATCCGGGACGGCTGGAAAGGACTGATGGAGAACATCACCGTCGCGCTTGACCGCGATAGCGTCGATGACATCATGGGCTTGGGAGGGACCATTCTCGGGACCTCGCGAAAGGACCCCTACGTGCATGGCGATGGAATTGCGTCCATCATGCCAACGATCGAAGCCCACGGGATAGAGCAGGTCGTGGTGATCGGTGGCGAGGGCACGCTGGCATCGGCGCTCAAACTATTCAATGAAGGCCTCCCGGTCATCGGAGTACCCAAGACGATCGACAACGATATCGCCGCCACCGATGTCACGTTCGGTTTTCACACGGCCGTCCAAATCGCTACGGATGCGATTGACCGTCTGACAACGACGGCCGAGTCTCACAACCGTGTCATCCTCGTGGAGGTTATGGGCCGCCATGCCGGGTGGATCGCCGCCTATGCCGGAATGGCATCCGGAGCCGATGCAGTCCTCGTACCTGAGGTCCCGTATGACCTCGACGAACTAGTCGATTTGCTGGCACGCCGCCATGAGCGGGGAAAGAACTACTCGATCGTCGTCGTCGCCGAAGGCGCCGCCCTACCCTCCGATCTCGACGCACCGACGCTCCAACGAGACGCCTATGGATTTGAGCGCCTCGGCGGCATATCGAACGTCCTGGCACCCGCAATCGAAGCGCGGTCGGGGTTCGAGACCCGGGTGACGGTACTCGGACACGTCCAACGGGGGGGCACGCCTACCGCCTACGACCGAATTCTGGCAACCCGATTCGGGGTCGCTGCCGCCGATCTGGCGATCACCAACCAAACCGGATTGATGGTGGCACTCCGGGGAGACGCCATCGTTCCGGTCTCTCTTGAAGAGGCGTGCTCCAGGGTCCGACTGCTCGATACCGAAATCTATCGGGTGGTCGAGACGTTCTTTGGCTAACTCGAACTACCCGTCCAACTCATCGAGGACTGCTTGCAGGTCCGGAGCCAATGGAGCGTCGATCTCCATGGTTTCGCCGGTGAATGGGTGTTCAAATACCAGTTGGTGAGCGTGCAAAAACATGCGCGGCATGCGGATCGGATCGGGTCCTGGCCGATACAGGCTGTCCCCTACGACCGAATGGTCAATAGCCGCCATATGCACCCGGATTTGGTGGGTACGACCGGTCTCCAACTCAACCTCCAACAATGACAATTCGGGACTCAGCCATTCACGAATTCGCCGGTAATGGGTCCTCGCGTACTTTCCATCAATGAGGACTGCCATCTTGGTAGCTGACCCCGGATCGCGAGCGATTGGTGCTTCGATCGTTCCTCGCTCGATGGGGAAAAGTCCGCTCACCAGGGTGGTGTAATGTCGATGCACGGATCGGGCCTTGATCTGGCGACTGAGTGCCACATGACTACGAGGCGTGAGCGCCACCATCATTGCGCCGCTCGTATCCCGGTCCAACCGGTGGACAATCCCCCACCGGGGGTTCTCACCGACGCCGACAATGCCCGGATAGCGGGCCACCAATCCATTCACCAGCGTCCCTGAACGGTTACCGGCTCCGCGGTGAACCACCAGACCCGGCGGCTTGTTGATAACGGCCAGGTCGTCATCTTCGAACAGCACATCGAACACAACATCGAAGTCCGCAGCAACCGTATCGTTGACCTGGTTCAGCGGTAGCCGGATCTGATCGCCGTCATTGACTTTGTCGGCGGGCCGGATCGGCTGACCATTCACCGTGACCAGGTTGTCGTCGATAAAGGCTCTGGCAATCGAGCGAGGCACCCCCGCCAAAGAAGCAATGACTTTGTCTACCCGCTGGCGATCCAGTGCGGCTGGAACCGCCATAACTCGAAAGTCATCCTCGGACAGGGCGGCCGGCTCAGTGTCCATCAGCTCGCCAGGCCATCCAGATCAGCAAAGCCGCCCCAACGGTTATGGATGAGTCGGCAATATTGAAATTTGGGAAGTTGGGAAGGCGTATCCAGTCGACGACAAACCCGGCAAGAAACCGATCGCTGTTGGTAATTCGATCGACCAGATTCCCGGCCGCCCCGCCACCAACGAGGGCCAAACCAACAACCTCTGCGGTTCGGCTTGCCTGGGAGATCGCATACGAAACGATCCCGATCGCAACAACCGCCGCCATTCCAAGTACCATCCCGGCACCCGAACCGCGCAGTACCCCAAACGCCGCCCCGGTATTCTCCGCATACTCCCACGATAGGAAACCAGGAATCACCGTCATTGGGGAACCCTCCAGGTTGGTGCGAGCCCAGTATTTGGTCAACTGATCGGCCGCCACGACCGCCAACGCGATGAGCGCGGCCGTGCGTCCCCTCACGAGCGTTTCGAAGCGCAGCTCACGCATTCGGTGGCGTGAGGTAGAACCTCCAGCCGTTCGAGCGGAATCGAGACGCCGCAACCCTCACATATGCCGTACTTACCATCCCGCAGCCGAATCAGCGCGTACTGGGTCTTGGACAGCAGGTTCTGGAGGTTGCGATCAACCGAACGATCCTTCTCGTACTCGAAGGTCATCGATCCGCCCTCAGCCGTGGTCGGATCGGGCATACGCTCGGACGAAGTCTCGGAGATACGCGACTCCTCACGTTCCCGCACGTGCGTATCAATGAGCGTCGACAGGCGCGCCTGTTCTGCTTCAAGCCTGGCTTGAAAGCGTTTGATTGTCTTGGGAGCCAATTCGCGGGTCATAGGTACCTCCGAGCGTGACCTGCAAAATTAGCACGAAGAACAGGCTATACGGTCATCTTGAACTGCGTTTTGACATCCGGACCGACGGGACCGCCTCCGGTTATTCCCGAACGACGCCACCTCAAAGCCAGGTACCCTTATCCTCCATGAATGAAGCAACCCCGTTTCGACGAATCGACAACCGACCTGATTTCCCCCATCTCGAACAGGAGATTCTGGAACTGTGGGACCGAACCGACGCATTTGTTCAGTCCGTCGAACTGAGGCCGCCGACCAATGAGTACACTTTTTACGACGGACCGCCGTTCCCGACCGGCAGCCCGCATTACGGTAATTTGCTGGCCGGGATCATCAAAGACATGGTGCCGCGCTATTGGACGATGCGCGGATACCGGGTCGAACGCCGCTTCGGGTGGGATACCCACGGGCTTCCCATCGAAATGGAAGTCGAGAAACGGATTGGTATCTCCGGACCACGAGCCATTGCCGAATATGGCGTCGACAAATACAACGAAGCCTGCCGGGCCGAGGTGCAAACCAATACCGAGAACTGGGAAAGAATCACCCGTCGTATAGGGCGATGGATCGATTTCGAGAACGATTACAAGACCATGGACCTCGACTTCATGGAGTCCGTATGGTGGGTATTCCGCCAACTCTGGGACAAGGGCTTGATCTACAAAGCCTCCAAGGTGTTGCCCTATTCGGTGGGAGCGACGACGCCGCTCTCGAACTTCGAAGCCAACCTCGATTACCGCGACGTTGACGATCCGTCGATAACTGTTCGACTCGAAATCATCGAGGACCATGGCCCGGCCCTGGCCGGCGATTGGCTGCTTATCTGGACCACCACGCCGTGGACCCTGCCATCGAACCTGGCCGTGGCGGTTGCCGAGGACCTCGTATACGGTGCCGTCGTCGACCCCGATGGGCGCCGACAATGGATGGCGGTCGACCGGGTGGAATCGCTGTTCGGCGAAGCAGGCACAGTCTCAGAAACTGCCCGGGGTACCGAACTGCTCGGAGTCTCTTATCGACCCCCCTTTGACTACTTCGGTGAAGAGCGTGATCGGGGCGCATTCCGGGTGATCTCATCACCGGACGTGACCACCGAGGAAGGTACCGGCCTCGTGCACATGGCCCCGGCCTTCGGTGAGGCTGACTTCTTCGCCCTTCAGAACGCCGGACTCGATGTCCTCGTCGACCCCGTTGATGCGGAAGGGCGTTTCACCGAGGCGGTGCCCGAAGTGGCCGGCATGGATGTCAAGGAGGCTGATGCTGTTCTCATCCGGATGCTCAAGAGTGGCGGCCTGCTCGTCGACCAACGGACCATCAACCATTCTTACCCGTTTTGCTGGCGGACCGGCACACCCCTGATCTATAAGGCGATTCCGACGTGGTTCGTAGCCGTCGAGCAGATCAAGGACCGAATGGTCGAGCTCAACAATACGATTCACTGGGTGCCCGATCACATCGGCTCGAAACGGTTCGGCAACTGGCTTGAGGGAGCGCGAGACTGGGCGATCAGTCGCAATCGATATTGGGGTAGTGCCATTCCGGTCTGGGAATGCGATACCGGTGACCACCTCGTTTGCGTCGGATCTGTCGAAGAACTCTTCGAACTTTCCGGCGTGCGACTCGACGATATCCACAAACACTTCGTGGACAACGTCGACTTCCCGTGCTCCGAGTGTGCGGGAACCATGCACCGAATTCCTGAAGTTCTGGATTGCTGGTTCGAATCTGGTTCGATGCCCTTCGCCCAGATCCATTACCCGTTTGAAAACGAGGAACGGTTTGCCAGTCGTTTCCCGGCCAACTTCATTGCCGAAGGCATCGACCAGACCCGCGGATGGTTCTATACGCTCGTCGTGCTGTCGGTGGCACTGCAAGATGAGGTGCCTTTCAGGAACTGTGTTGTCAATGGCCACATCCTTGCCCAAGACGGTCGGAAAATGTCCAAGAGTCTCAAAAACTACGAGGATCCCGACGTCCTGCTCAATCAGTACGGTGCCGACGCATTGCGGACCTACCTTATCGACTCACCGGTGCTGCGAGGCGAGCCGATGCGTTTCACGGAATCGGGCCTCCGCGAGGTGATTCGATCGGTCATGATCCCGTTGTGGAATGCCTACTCGTTTTTTACTACCTATGCGGAGGCCGATGCCATCACGTTGGCTGACATAGAGCGGGCGCCTGATCCAGCCGATCGGCCCGAAATTGACCGGTGGATTCTCTCGGCGCTCCAGACCCTGATCGCCAATGTCAACGAACAGATGGAGGGTTACTACCTTTACGCCGTCATCAAACCGACTCTGGCCTTCATCGATGATCTGACGAACTGGTACATCCGGCGGTCCCGGAGGCGGTTCTGGCGGGAGAAGAGCGAGGACGATGCCGACAAGCTTGCCGCCTTCGCCACACTGTATGAGGTTTTGACAACGTTTGCCAAGGTCCTGGCGCCCGTGCTGCCGTTTATCACCGAGCAGATGTATCAGGGCCTGGTGGCCGAACACCAACCGGATGCTCCAGTCAGCGTTCATCACTGCGATTTCCCCATGGCCGATGAAAAGCTCAGAGATCCCCAGCTCGAGAGCGATATGGAATCGGTGAGAACCACCGTGCGCCTCGGTCACAGTCTCCGGAAGCAGTCGAATATCCGGGTACGCCAACCGCTTCAGAGCGTGACGATCGTGACAAACGACGAGTGGGTAGCCGCCTCGGTATTGGGACACACCGAACTCATCGATGAAGAACTGAACGTCAAAGAAGTCCTGGCTTCCCACGACGAAGAAGCGCTCGTGTCATTTTCGGCCAAAGCCAACTTCAAGATTCTGGGGCCGAGGCTAGGAGCAAAGATGAAAGACCTGGCAGCTGCCGTCGCGGTCCTCGGTCACACAGAAATCCTCGATCTCCAGGCTGGATCGGCCATCGAGGTCGCCGGAGAAAAGATCACCGTTGCTGACGTCATCATCGAGCGAACCCCCCGGCCGGGCGTGGTCGTGGCGAGCGAAGGCAATCTCTCGGTCGCCCTGGACACGGCCCTGACCGAGGGTCTTCGGTCAGAGGGCATGGCACGCGAGATGGTGTCGGTTGTTCAGAAAATGCGTCGGGAGCAAGACCTTGCGGTAACCGACCGAATCAACCTCACCTGGGAGACCGATGATCAGGAGCTCGCCAAAGCCTTCGAGGAATTCGCCGACATGATCAAATCAGAAACGCTGGCGACGACCTTCACGTATCGCGAGCACCCTGGGGAACCAGCCAACATGACTGTGGATGGGCGACCCATCCACCTGCTCGTCAGCATCGACGCCTAGGACTCCCGCTCCCAGGGCCGCCGACGCGGCTCAGGAGTCGGTTCATGGGCGTCATCAACTGGCTCCTCGGCCGTCCACTCGGCCGGCGTATCAAGGTCCGACTCGTCGAGAGACCAGTCAGCATCGTCGTCCGTTATGGCAGCGGGGATCTCCCCTGTCGCAAAATCTGAATTGGATGCCGCCATCCCGCGGCCAGGCAGTGGCTCATTCGGAGAGGTCAGCCAACCACCCGACGAGGGAGCAAACGTCGACGGTTCTGCATCAGCCCGATGTGAACCGAACGTCGGCAACTCCTCGGTCGGGGTGCTTTCAGTGCGAACTTCGTCAACATCGATCGGCGCCGGTTCCTCCAGCTCCTCGAACACCTCAGGGTCCGGCACATCGGATTCAAGATCTTCAGGTTCGGACGCTTCGAACACCTCGAAACCCGAATCGGAACTCGCCTCACCACCCGCCGATGCGAATGGGGGGATATGGGCGGCGACCTCTTCGGCCGAACTCAACTCGGCGACCCTCTCCGACAGCGAAGGCCGGGACGGAGATGGTTCCTGCATCGAGGCAAGATCCGTATCGAGGCTCTCGAGATCCGGCAGCACTCCTTTGGCGAAGGC contains:
- a CDS encoding TraR/DksA C4-type zinc finger protein; the protein is MTRELAPKTIKRFQARLEAEQARLSTLIDTHVREREESRISETSSERMPDPTTAEGGSMTFEYEKDRSVDRNLQNLLSKTQYALIRLRDGKYGICEGCGVSIPLERLEVLPHATECVSCASKRS
- a CDS encoding isoleucine--tRNA ligase encodes the protein MNEATPFRRIDNRPDFPHLEQEILELWDRTDAFVQSVELRPPTNEYTFYDGPPFPTGSPHYGNLLAGIIKDMVPRYWTMRGYRVERRFGWDTHGLPIEMEVEKRIGISGPRAIAEYGVDKYNEACRAEVQTNTENWERITRRIGRWIDFENDYKTMDLDFMESVWWVFRQLWDKGLIYKASKVLPYSVGATTPLSNFEANLDYRDVDDPSITVRLEIIEDHGPALAGDWLLIWTTTPWTLPSNLAVAVAEDLVYGAVVDPDGRRQWMAVDRVESLFGEAGTVSETARGTELLGVSYRPPFDYFGEERDRGAFRVISSPDVTTEEGTGLVHMAPAFGEADFFALQNAGLDVLVDPVDAEGRFTEAVPEVAGMDVKEADAVLIRMLKSGGLLVDQRTINHSYPFCWRTGTPLIYKAIPTWFVAVEQIKDRMVELNNTIHWVPDHIGSKRFGNWLEGARDWAISRNRYWGSAIPVWECDTGDHLVCVGSVEELFELSGVRLDDIHKHFVDNVDFPCSECAGTMHRIPEVLDCWFESGSMPFAQIHYPFENEERFASRFPANFIAEGIDQTRGWFYTLVVLSVALQDEVPFRNCVVNGHILAQDGRKMSKSLKNYEDPDVLLNQYGADALRTYLIDSPVLRGEPMRFTESGLREVIRSVMIPLWNAYSFFTTYAEADAITLADIERAPDPADRPEIDRWILSALQTLIANVNEQMEGYYLYAVIKPTLAFIDDLTNWYIRRSRRRFWREKSEDDADKLAAFATLYEVLTTFAKVLAPVLPFITEQMYQGLVAEHQPDAPVSVHHCDFPMADEKLRDPQLESDMESVRTTVRLGHSLRKQSNIRVRQPLQSVTIVTNDEWVAASVLGHTELIDEELNVKEVLASHDEEALVSFSAKANFKILGPRLGAKMKDLAAAVAVLGHTEILDLQAGSAIEVAGEKITVADVIIERTPRPGVVVASEGNLSVALDTALTEGLRSEGMAREMVSVVQKMRREQDLAVTDRINLTWETDDQELAKAFEEFADMIKSETLATTFTYREHPGEPANMTVDGRPIHLLVSIDA
- a CDS encoding DivIVA domain-containing protein; translation: MPLNPIDITQQTFRVSLRGYDEGEVDAFLDEVVSSMKEYDQRLRDADERVSVLEEQLQANRETEVAMRRAFVAAQRTADEIVAEARVEGERLVSEASAQAVEISADQVRERDALRIELADLRSSVSDMKARMRAFAKGVLPDLESLDTDLASMQEPSPSRPSLSERVAELSSAEEVAAHIPPFASAGGEASSDSGFEVFEASEPEDLESDVPDPEVFEELEEPAPIDVDEVRTESTPTEELPTFGSHRADAEPSTFAPSSGGWLTSPNEPLPGRGMAASNSDFATGEIPAAITDDDADWSLDESDLDTPAEWTAEEPVDDAHEPTPEPRRRPWERES